Within the Miscanthus floridulus cultivar M001 chromosome 17, ASM1932011v1, whole genome shotgun sequence genome, the region aATATATTCGAtgatatatctaatgatactaattatgtactataaatattaatattatttgacTTCTCGGAAAGTGAGAATGACATTTTTTATTGGACGAAGGGAGTAGAAGATATTAATAAGTATAAATGACAATAATTTGTTATATTCTTTcaataaatataaataataacTATAAGATTATACTAATAACAAAATTGTTGTCATATGTTAGGGGAGGCATGCCCCTTCCGACCCCTTGGCTCCGCTGTTGAGTGTACTATCCACATAAGGGGCAAACTCCCCTATTCTTGGCATAGTCCTGCAAAATATTCCTTACAGTTGTTAGTACTATGATCCGTCTGCTCTTCCCATGGCTACAAAAGCGGGTGTAAACTTGTAACGGATAGGATTCGGAAGCAGACACAAAACCTAACGTAGAGATAGTTGTTACATACTCGATCctagtgctggtgctggtgctggtgctggcaccATCATCACCGCCCCCCGGGGCCGGCGCTAGGTAGGGGTCGGAGCGAGCACGATCTCTTCCAGCGCGccactgatgatgatgatgatgacgatgagggcCTTCGGAGCAGCAAGGTTTCCGGCGAAGTGAGGCCGTCGGCGAAGCAAGGTTTCCGGCTTAAGCGAAGAAAGCATTGTTCGCATGTGCGGACCCAATATACAAGGAGCGGGGGCATGTGCCCCAACTCAAATTATGGGTCATTTCTAATAAATTCTGGTAAAatttataaaataataataatgtgCGGAAAATACACTTACGGATACAAAACATAATCTAATTTCGATCGtgcatttagaaaaaaaaatatgttaACATCTATAAGTATAAATAAATGCACAATTAAGACATGTTTCATGAGAAATTCCATGAAAGTAATTTGATATTATAGAAGTTGATGTATTTCTATAAAGTTGATCAAAACTGGCTACGTTTAACTTAGAACAAGTATAAAATGAAATTgtaatttaaaatggagggagtaactCAGAAATGAACCGCTGATTTGCTGATTACTGATTTAACCTTGGCTTAAGAATTGAATGATCGCATGGCCCTCCCAACAGATACAAATGGGAATCAACATTAAAGATAAGTTGGGACGATCACAAATCCTAATTGAGGAAAAAAAGACATTTACACTCTTATTTGGGTATCTTATCACCTAGACTATACTATGTAGTACTTTTGTATGGCGTACCACACAGCTCTAGCTAACCCTCAACAGTTGCATGTACGGCTCCtttgttcttgtacttgtatgTCACGGCGAAGAAGACATAGGCGAGGAGCTCGACGGCGCTGAGCGCGGCGAGCAGCCAGTAGAAGTAGTCCACGTGGCCGCGGTTCAGGTTGTTGGAGAACCAGCTCCCGCCCCTGGCCGCCGTCACCCTATCGATGACCGACACGAGCGCGCTGCTGATGAAGCTGCCGACGCCGAAGATGCTGAGGTAGAGCGCCAGCCCGAGGCTGCGCAGCTTGTCCGGCACCTGATCGTAGAAGAACTCCTGCAGGCCGACCATGGTGAACACGTCGGCGGCCCCGAACAGCACGTACTGCGGCACCATCCACCACAGGCTCATCGGTAGCGGGACCTTTGGCTTGTCCACGAGGCCAGCGTCCCGCGCGACGCCGAGCCGGTGCTTCTCGACGAGCGCCGCGATCGCCATGGACAGGAGCGAGAGGAACATCCCCATGCCGATGCGCTGCAGCATGGTGATCCCGGATGGCTTGCCGGAGTACCGGCGCGACACCGGCACGAGGACACGGTCGTAGATGGGGATGAAGACGACGATGGTGATGCTGATGAAGCTCTGCAGCGCGGCCGGTGGCACCTGCAAGCCGTGCCGCCCGACGCGCCGGTCCAGGGTCGCCGCCTGTTTGGTGAAGAACGTCGACGACTGCGAGAACGCCACCGCGTAGAGCAGGCACGTCGCCCATATCGGGAACAGACGGATGATGGCCTTGACCTCCTTGACGAGGCCTGCATTATTGCTCACTGCAGCCTGCTCCTCATCGACGACACCAGCACTGCATAAATCGACAGACATCAAAAGGCAGTGAAGTCATGTCGTTTTGCCGTCGAACACATTGTGCAAGATTGTGAGACTCCCGCATATACTGACAGAGTACATACCTGAATCCCGGCGCCCCCTCTGCTGCAGGTCGATCACCATGCTGCAGGGCCTTTCGCCTGCTCCGCCACTCAGCGAAAGCCTCGCTGGCACGAGCGAACAGGCCCCGGTCCCCGGCAGTGACGTAGTACCGGTACGTTCGTGTGCCGAGAAGGAACACGGCGAGCGCGGCCGCCATGACGGCGCACGGGATGCCGAAGCCGAGGCCCCACCCGATGTTGTCCTGCACGTAGCTGAGGAGCACGAGCGTGACGGCGGTGCCGGCGCACATGCCGAAGTACCACCAGTTGAAGAAGGAGCTCCGGGAGACGGTCTCCTTGGGGTCGCTTTGGTCGAACTGGTCGGCGCCGAACGCCTGGACGCACGGCTTGTGCCCGCCCTGCGCCGCCGCCACGATGTAGAGGGAGACGTAGAAGAAGGTCACCTTCAGGGTGGACGGCGCGCAGGTCTGGGTCTGGCCCCCGGCGGTGGTGCATTGGTGGCCGCTGCCCGAGGAGAGCAAGGTCGAGAAGGCCAGCATGCCTAGACCCTGCATTCGCTCGTTTTCCAGTGATCATTGGCAGAGTTGCAGTTAGTCAGAAGCAGAGTATTCGTCAACGAAGTAGAGACGAAAACAACAACGTGAAGGCATAGCTGAAGGCCCAATGATTTCCATAGAGGGCCATGGAAGCCTGGCCCAAAATCTTAGTCTCTTAGGGAAGTCCAGGCCCATCAGCTCAAGATGCATACAACGAAGCAGGTATGtgagtttctcaaaaaaaaaacgaAGCAGGTATGTGAAGACCTGTAGACTGAAAGAGGGAAAGAAAGGGGAAAAATATCTGCAGGCTCTACCAGAGGAGTAGTTGGTGGCTATAGATGCTCCTCTTGAGTTTTGTATGAGACGATCCCATCAGCGGTGATGTTAATGCAACGACAAGCACTAGTTTCGCGTCCGTGATGTGACGCGACGAACCCAAATACTAAGTTTAGCATCAACTCGCCGCGACAATAATGGCTCAAATGCAATGTACCACTAGTAGACAACCTGTAGCTTCCTAGATCTCGCCCATGGACGGGGAATTTTCAAAGGAAGGAAGGACGAAGGGCTAGCTAAACTACTAAAAACAACGAGACAAACGTGAAAGCGATCTGCCGAGTTGGCATCCGGGTTTGGGTTTAATTTGCTTACGAGGACGTAGAGGAGCGAGGCGATGACGATGGTGCGGTAGCGGCCGAGCCACTTGTCCGCGAGGGCCCCGCCCAGCAGCGGCAGCAGCTGCGCCACCCCGTTCCACGCGttgatggccgccgccgccgccgcggtgccCTCCCCGAGCGGGCCCGTCAGGTAGTTGATCAGGTTCGACGACACGCCGTAGAACGCGAACCGCTCCGCGATCTCCACCGCTGCATGGATCGCGAGGTAACTGATGACTATGTGCTGGTCGCTGTATATGCGAAGTCAGACAGAGATCGATCCAGGGGCGAGCGAGCGAGCAGCTAGACTTGCCTATGATGAAGAGCGCCGACCTCCAGCCGCCGGTGGCGCCGCGGTCGGCGGGGCGGCCGCGGTAGTCCAGTGCCGCGTCGGCGCGCGCCAGCAGGGGGTCGGAGTAGTCGTCCGAGCCGGAAGGCATCGTCGCCGGAGTGGGGGATCGGAGTCGGGGATTTATTGGTACTCTCGTCGGCTGAGAGCGAATAGTAACGGCCGGAGAAGCTGGAGATAAGCTTGCTCTGACACGCGGAGCCGAGAAACCAGAAACGGCAGGCGCAAGCTGTCGCTCGGCGAACTCGAATTCGAACCAACCAACCTGGACGACGGGTGGATTGCCGCCTCGGCAGCGGGGGCGGAGGCTTCTCAATGGGAGCGAAGTAGGAAGAAGTGCTGCTGTTGACTAGTATACGATGATTACGCGCCGCTCCCCCACTCCCAAGTCCCACCAAGTATTGCTGATTGCTGTACGGCCCCCACGCACAGACAAATCGACCGGACCAGCCTGGAACTCCGCAATCTCACCTGCGCCCCACATCGGACAGGAGTCGTCCGGTTCGGTCCTCCTTTCTTTGCTGGGCCGTCGAGTTTGGCTAACTATGGGCTGAATTACTTCTGTGAAATCACTACATCCGTTTTTTTAGAACGATGGCAGGAACACTAtcgttctttctttcttttttcgagTAAAGAAAGAGCTTTATTAGCTAGACACCAGGGTTAATAAAACCGGCATTTAGAGGGTCCTAAGCATACGCAGGTATAATGTTTGCTGTGCCTAGCTAAGCTAGCCAATGCATTTGCCACATACATGATTACAATCGCTCTTTACTTGGGAAATTTTGCACTCCCCTTTGAGTTGAGTCAGCACTCTAATTTCCTCTATGACCGGGCCTATCTCTGATCTATCTATCAATTTGTGTCTTATCCTTGAGGCAACCAAGCACAATGAAATTCTAGAATGACTCTTGATAGTCCTCAATGAGTAGCCCAGCGCAGGGCCTCAATGCAAGCCAAAGCTTTTGATTCCCGGGTGCTCCCGCAGTGCTCAATGAACTTCCAAGCTGTGAAGATCACTGACCTGTTACAGTCCCTAGCAATGGCTGCCGCTCCTGCCCCACCGGAATGCTCCAGGAATGACCCATCCACGTTAATTTTAGACCATCTTGATGGTTGGTTGGCTCGGTGGCATTCCTTGGAGGAAcactgcctttcaattaagagaAAAGAGAAAGTTTACCACTATGTCCAGTCTAAGACCCTGTTTGGATTGAAGGAGTATCATTTGTGTACAAATTGAAAACAAGGAAAGGAATTTGGAATGTGAGTTTGGAATAGAGGAATTGCCTGTCCCTTTTCTCTTGAATCCTATAGCTAGCCAACAATTTCACAGGAACGAAAAAAAATCCAGTTTGATCTTGTGGTTCTCTCTT harbors:
- the LOC136519012 gene encoding uncharacterized protein; the protein is MPSGSDDYSDPLLARADAALDYRGRPADRGATGGWRSALFIIAVEIAERFAFYGVSSNLINYLTGPLGEGTAAAAAAINAWNGVAQLLPLLGGALADKWLGRYRTIVIASLLYVLGLGMLAFSTLLSSGSGHQCTTAGGQTQTCAPSTLKVTFFYVSLYIVAAAQGGHKPCVQAFGADQFDQSDPKETVSRSSFFNWWYFGMCAGTAVTLVLLSYVQDNIGWGLGFGIPCAVMAAALAVFLLGTRTYRYYVTAGDRGLFARASEAFAEWRSRRKALQHGDRPAAEGAPGFSAGVVDEEQAAVSNNAGLVKEVKAIIRLFPIWATCLLYAVAFSQSSTFFTKQAATLDRRVGRHGLQVPPAALQSFISITIVVFIPIYDRVLVPVSRRYSGKPSGITMLQRIGMGMFLSLLSMAIAALVEKHRLGVARDAGLVDKPKVPLPMSLWWMVPQYVLFGAADVFTMVGLQEFFYDQVPDKLRSLGLALYLSIFGVGSFISSALVSVIDRVTAARGGSWFSNNLNRGHVDYFYWLLAALSAVELLAYVFFAVTYKYKNKGAVHATSRPVDLAISGVWRSALFIIWVEVAERFAYYGISSNLISYLTGPLGQTTAAAAAAVNAWSGAASMLPLLGAAVADSWLGRYRTIVASSVLYITGLGMLTLSSIFSSPQQCRDSADGCSTSSLQTAFFYVSLYLVAIAQSGHKPCVQAFGADQFDATDPDESVSRASFFNWWYMGLCTSATVTIALMSYVQDNVGWALGFGVPSMAMLLALAVFLLGTRTYRFYGSRGSNGGGASASTFSLVRKAFVAWRKKRSHEAGSVELGHGDELPQDAVLAEEVKGLARLFPIWATCLLYGVVFAQPPTLFTKQAATLDRRVGQWFQIPPAALQCFLGASIVICIVLYDRFLVPVARRVTGVASGITMLQRIGTGIALSLVTLVVAAVVEMKRLRVARDAGGGLVVVDVDGSGTSAVPMSLWWIVPQYVLLGAADVFTMVGMQEFFYDQVPGALKSLGLALYLSVLGVGSFISSFLITVIDGVTTRNGGTSWFADDLNRGHLDYFYLLLAALTALELLAFAYFSTSYVYKRKAGNH